Proteins co-encoded in one Quercus robur chromosome 8, dhQueRobu3.1, whole genome shotgun sequence genomic window:
- the LOC126696822 gene encoding auxin-responsive protein SAUR32-like: MGSGEKSLRNFHLLLPHHHQKKQHQQQEIRDVPKGCLAIKVGQGEEQQRFVVPVIYFNHPLFMQLLKEAEEEYGFDQKGTITIPCHVEEFRYVQGMIDREKSLHHHHHVIGCFRV, translated from the coding sequence ATGGGAAGTGGAGAGAAAAGTCTGCGAAACTTCCATCTGCTCTTgcctcatcatcatcagaagaagCAGCATCAACAGCAAGAGATAAGAGATGTGCCAAAAGGGTGTTTGGCAATCAAGGTGGGCCAAGGTGAAGAGCAACAGAGATTTGTGGTGCCTGTGATATACTTCAACCACCCACTGTTCATGCAGCTCTTGAAGGAGGCTGAAGAAGAGTACGGGTTTGATCAGAAAGGAACCATCACCATCCCTTGCCATGTGGAGGAGTTTAGGTACGTCCAAGGCATGATTGATAGGGAGAAGTCCCTCCATCACCATCATCATGTAATTGGGTGTTTTCGGGTTTGA